The following DNA comes from Cryomorphaceae bacterium.
ATAGTGTTTCCTCACCGGTAGTGGTGTCCACATCGGCTCGATAACGGCGGTAGTCGGGTTGATCGCGGTAGGCGTATCCGTATCCCAAGGTCCAGTTCAAACGCGTGCGGTCTTCGTCCCAGAAGTGCCTTCCGGTAAGCTGACCTGAATATACCCCTCGGTACATCTGATCAAAGGAGTGGTTGTTGGGTGCATAATTAAATTCAAGGTCGTAACCGCGGCGGTTGATATACTGCGTGGTATTGGATACCGAGAGCAGGTTTTTGAACTCAATAATGTGATCGGGACTGAGCTGTACTGCAAAGTTGCTGATAATACCTGCGCGTATGTGGTGGTTGTACTGCTGGTCATCAAATTCGTATATGGGTACGCTTTGGTTGTTGATGAAATCGTAGGCGTTGAAATCGTTTCGCTCGACATCAAATATCTCCCGCGCATTGTTGTAGGTTACACTGGTAATGTTTCCCGCCTCTTTGCCGAAAATCTTGAATTTGCTTGCACGTGCAAACGCAAAGCTGCGGTCCATACCCGAACCTACTTCCTCGGGCAACCAATTATTGCGCAATGAGCGCCCCACCTGGTCAATCGCCCCTTCGCCCTGTGTATTGGTAACGCGGCGTATGTCCCGCGGGAAACCATCGGGTAAGTCGTTAAAACCATCGTTGATGCCCAGTTGGTGTAAGCCGGATCGCTCAGGCTGAAGAAATCGCTGAAATGAAGAACCCTCGCGAAAAGTGGTTCCCATGCTAAAGGTGGTAAACTCCTCGTCGGGGATGCTCTTGGTGTAGAGCTTTACGACTCCACCTGCAAAATCACCGGGCAATTCAGCCGCCGGGCTTTTGTAAATCATCATCCTGTCAATGACCTGCGATGGTACAATGTCAAAAGCAAACGATTTTACGTCTTCCTCCATACTCGGTGCAAACACATCATGCAGCATCACGTTGTTGTAGCGAGGGTTCAAGCCGCGAATCATGATAAAGT
Coding sequences within:
- a CDS encoding TonB-dependent receptor, with amino-acid sequence MTAKYHYSLSLCILTLLALFLSLSSFAQKATIEGTVTEDDGPAAFANVFVLGTTIGTTTDFDGKYQFVVEPGTHKVVCSFVGYNPDTIQVSVGAGEVKTLDIRITQNAQQLKEFAVTGTRKTDTEAAVLMDIRKSMQVVSAVSSEMIEKTQDSDASAVARRVPGVTIIGNNFIMIRGLNPRYNNVMLHDVFAPSMEEDVKSFAFDIVPSQVIDRMMIYKSPAAELPGDFAGGVVKLYTKSIPDEEFTTFSMGTTFREGSSFQRFLQPERSGLHQLGINDGFNDLPDGFPRDIRRVTNTQGEGAIDQVGRSLRNNWLPEEVGSGMDRSFAFARASKFKIFGKEAGNITSVTYNNAREIFDVERNDFNAYDFINNQSVPIYEFDDQQYNHHIRAGIISNFAVQLSPDHIIEFKNLLSVSNTTQYINRRGYDLEFNYAPNNHSFDQMYRGVYSGQLTGRHFWDEDRTRLNWTLGYGYAYRDQPDYRRYRADVDTTTGEETL